In Planococcus shixiaomingii, the DNA window GACAGCTGCAGAAATCAGAAAAATGTATTTGGATTTCTTTAAGGAAAAAGGCCACGACCAGGAACCAAGCGCACCGCTTGTGCCGTTTGAAGATCCGTCGCTGCTGTGGATCAACAGTGGGGTAGCGACGCTGAAAAAATATTTTGACGGGCGCATCATCCCGGACAATCCGCGCATCGTTAACGCGCAAAAATCAATCCGCACGAATGATATCGAAAATGTCGGGAAAACAGCTCGCCACCATACGTTTTTCGAAATGCTCGGAAACTTCTCGATCGGTGAATACTTCAAAAAAGAAGCAATCCACTGGGCGTGGGAATTCTTAACAGACGATAAGTGGATCGGGTTCGATCCTGAAAAATTGTCTGTAACTATCCACCCGGAAGACGAGGAAGCGTATGCAATCTGGTTGAACGAAGTTGGAGTTCCGGCAGAACGCATCATCCGTTTGGAAGGGAACTTCTGGGATATCGGAGAAGGCCCGAGCGGACCGAACTCTGAGATTTTCTATGACCGCGGCGAAAGCTACGGCAACGACCTAAGTGACCCGGAACTGTATCCAGGTGGAGAAAACGACCGTTATTTGGAAATCTGGAACTTGGTATTTTCCCAGTTTAACCACAATCCGGATCATACCTACACGCCGCTGCCAAAACAAAACATTGATACTGGCATGGGGCTAGAGCGCATCACGTCGGTTGTCCAAGACGTTCCAACCAATTACGATACGGATTTATTCATGCCGATCATCAAAAAAACAGAAGAAATTTCAGGCAAGAAGTACGGTGAAGACAGTGAAGCTGATATGGCTTTCAAAGTCATCGCTGACCACGTCCGAACAGTGGCATTCGCAATCGGCGACGGAGCATTGCCATCGAATGAAGGACGAGGATATGTGCTGCGCCGCCTGCTGCGCCGGGCTGTCCGTTTCGCGAAGAAACTGGGCATCGAAAAGCCGTTCATGTACCAATTGGTTCCGATTGTCGGAGAAATCATGGTCGACTTCTATCCGGAAGTGAAAGACAAGCAGGATTTCATTATCCGCGTCATGAAACTGGAAGAAGAACGTTTCCACGAAACGCTTCACGACGGTTTGGAAATTTTGTCGGAAGTTGTCTCCCGGCAAAAAGAAGCAGGCAAAACGGAAATTCCGGGTGAAGATGCATTCCGCTTGTACGACACTTACGGCTTCCCGATCGAATTAACTGAAGAGTATGCAGAAGAGGAAGGCATGGCTGTCGATTATGCTGGATTTGAAGCAGCTATGAAAGCGCAGCGCGATCGTGCGCGAAGCGCTCGCCAGAACGTCAACTCCATGCAAAGCCAGTCGGAAGTTCTTGGCAACATTAAAGAACCGAGCAAATTTGTCGGTTATACCAATACAGTAGCTGACGCACTTGTTGCAGTCATTATCAAAGACGGTGAATTGGCTGAAAGTGCACAAGAAGGCGAAGAGGTGCAGGTCATTTTGGATCAGACGCCATTTTATGCAGAAAGCGGCGGACAAATCGCTGACCGCGGGACCTTGTCGAATGATTTGGTTCAAGCGATGGTGCTTGATGTCAAAAAAGCGCCGAACGGCCAAAACTTGCATAAAGTCCGCATAGAATCAGGCGAATTGACTAAAGCGGCTGTCCACGCGCAAGTAGACGCTTCCCAGCGCCGTCATACGGTAAAAAACCATACAGCTACTCATCTTATGCACCAAGCGCTAAAAGACGTCTTAGGGACGCATGTTAACCAGGCAGGTTCTTATGTAGGTCCGGACCGTCTGCGTTTCGACTTCTCGCATTTCGGTGGAGTAACTAAAGAAGAACTCGAGCAAATTGAACAAATCGTCAACGAAAAAGTATGGAGCGGCATTCCGGTCCAAACAGGCTATCACAATTTGCAAGAAGCAAAAGACATGGGAGCGATGGCGTTGTTCGGCGAAAAATACGGTGATATCGTCCGTGTCGTTGAAATCGGCGACTATTCGTTAGAGCTGTGCGGCGGAGTCCATGTAGCCAATACTGCGGAAATCGGCTTGTTCAAAATTGTTTCGGAAAGCGGTATTGGAGCCGGCATTCGCCGCATTGAGGCTGTAACTGGCAAAGGCGCTTATGAAAACTTGAAGGAAAGTGAAGCAACGCTCGAACAGGCTGCAGCTTTGATGAAATCTTCTCCGAAAGATTTGGTGCAAAAAGTTCAGGCATTCCAACAGGACATGAAAGGCCTTCAGCGCGAAAACGAATCATTGATGGCGAAAATCTCCAATGCCCAGTCTGGCGAAATTTTGGAGAAAGCGCGTCAAGTGGGTGACATCACCGTATTGTCTGTTAAAGTGGAAGCGAAAGACAATAACCAACTGCGCCAGATGATGGACGACTTGAAGCCGAAATTCGAAAAAGCGGTAATCGTGCTCGGTGCGACAGACGGCGAGAAAGTCATGCTTGTAGCAGGTGTAACAAAAGATTTAATTGGCGGGAACTATCATGCTGGCCAAATCGTCAAACATGTAGCAGAACAGTGTGGGGGCAAAGGCGGCGGCCGTCCGGACATGGCGATGGCAGGCGCAAAACATCCGGAAAAACTGGAGGCGGCCCTTGAATCGGTCTACACTTTACTTAAATAAGTTTAATAAATGCCGGTTATCGTATATAATGAGATTCAAGACAGCGGGAATTTTTTTCTCCTAGCTAAATCAGAAAGCGAGGTGCTTGTCGTGAGTTCATTTGACCAAACTATGAAATTCAATTCACCTGATGAATCAATGGAGCAAGAAGTAAAGCACGTAATGCTTCAAGTTCATGGTTCACTGGAAGAAAAAGGCTATAATCCGATCAACCAAATTGTCGGATATTTACTCTCAGGTGATCCGGCTTATATTCCTCGCCATCAAGATGCACGAAATATGATTCGCAAACTGGAACGGGATGAAATTCTCGAGGAGCTTGTGAAATTTTATATCAAAAAGAATAATGAGGAATAATTATGCGAACAATGGGTCTTGATGTAGGATCGAAAACGATCGGCGTTGCGATCAGTGACGCTTTTGGGTGGACTGCCCAAGGCGTCGAAACTGTCAAAATCAACGAAGCGATAGAAGACTACGGATTTGAACGCCTTGGTGAACTGATCAAACAATACGAAGTCACTGAAGTGGTGGTCGGCTATCCGAAAAACATGAATAATACGATCGGCCCACGAGCTGAGGCATCAGAAAAATTTGCAGCTTTGCTAAAAGAAGCGTATGCTATACCGGTAGTCTTATGGGATGAACGGCTTACAACGTCTGCTGCAGAGAAGATGTTGATCTCAGCGGACGTCAGTCGGAAAAACCGCAAAAAAGTGATCGACAAGATGGCTGCGGCCATGATCTTGCAAGGCTATCTTGATTTTAAAAAATAATGAGGTGACGCAAATGGAACACGGACAAGAACACATTACAGTCGTTGATGAAAACGGCAACGAGCAGCTATTTGAAGTCTTATTCACATTCGACTCAGAAGAATTCGGAAAATCATATGTTTTGTATTTCCCGGTTGGCGCTGAAGAAGACGAAGAAGGCGAAATTGAAATTCATGCATCTTCCTTCACTGAAACTGCCGATGCAGATTCAGCAGTAGGCGGCGGAGAACTTAAGCCGGTTGAAACTGACGAAGAATGGGACATGATTGAAGAAATGCTGAACACGTTCCTTGACGAAGAAGAAGAAAACGAAGAAGTTTAATCGACTGATCAGGAGAGGGGCGGAATTGTATTTTAATTCCGTCTTTTTCTTTTGTGTAGTTTTCTTGTATACTTGAAGGTGAAAAGCTAAGGGGGAGAACCCGTGGAGAATCAGTCGAAAAAAGAGGTTATGTTGGAACGGATGAAAGAAAAGAAACAAGAAGTGAGGGTGGTCCGGCGCATTGTATTTGTCATTGCTCTCATCTTACTCCTAATTATCGGCATTGCTGGCTTCCGTGCCTATCATTTTGTTTCTGCAGCTTTAAAGCCGGTAGATCCGGATTCCGAGAAAGTCATTGACATCACCGTGCCGATCGGCTCAAATTTAGACAGCATTTCTGAATTGCTGGAAGAAAACGGTTTGGTGAAAGATGCGCGTGTTTATAAGTATTACGTGAAGTTCAACAACCAGGCGGAATTCCAAGCCGGGAATTACGGTCTCCAGCCGTCCATGACATTGGACGAAATTACAGAAAGCTTGAAAACCGGAAAAGTTTACCGTGAACCTTTGTTTACCATCACCTTCCCTGAAGGTCTGACAATCGAAGAAATTGCGGAACGCGTAATCGCCAAAAAAACCAAGTATACCGCTGAAGAGTTCCTTGCAAAAATGAAGGACAAAGAGTACATCGAAGAATTGATGGCTGAACATCCTGAATTATTGAAAGAGGATATATTGGATGAAGATGTTCGGTATCCGCTCGAAGGCTATCTTTACCCTGCGACCTATCCGTTTTACGAAGAAGATCCTTCGATGACGCTGATCGTGGAGCAAATGCTGGATGCTACTGAGTCGAATGTCATGCAGTATAAAGCGGTATTGGACGACATGGAAAAATCGCCGCACTGGCTGCTGACTTTTGCTTCCCTGCTTGAAGAAGAAGCGACTGCCCAGTCAGATCGCCAAACAATTGCCAGCGTCTTTTACAACCGCTTGGAAAAAGATATGCCGCTACAGACGGATCCGACTGTCATTTATGCAATGGGCGAACACAAAAAACGGTTGTTCAACAAAGACTATGAATTTGAACATCCGTATAGCACATACCAGAACAAAGGGCTGCCGCCAGGGCCAATCGCATCTCCAGGACTGGCGTCCATCCAAGCTGTTATCGACCCGGCTAAAACCGATTATGAGTATTTCTTGGCTGACTCTACAGGCAAGAACCATTTCGCCAAAACCTACGAAGAACATTTGAAAAACAAAGAAAAGCATATCGGTAATTAAACCACCGAGAGAAGGAAGCGGCGACGCTTTCCTTCTTCTTTTTACATATCCTTCTCTTTTGTGTTATGATGGGGTGTAATTTTTGTAGTGGTGAAAAGGAGCATTTTGCATGACGAATGAACACGTAGCTGCAACACTGCAGTCGATTAAAACCTATGCCGAACAGCATCATGTCCCGATCATGGAAGATCAGGGCATTGAATTTCTTCTGCAACTATTGCGGGACCAAAAGCCGGCAACTCTATTGGAAATTGGTTCCGCCATTGGTTTTTCTGCGATAAAAGCGGCAGAAGCGTTGCCGGATTGCCAAATAGATACGATTGAACGGGATGATGAACGGTACGATAAGGCAGTAGAATTTATTGGAAAAGCGGGTCTCAAACAGCAAATCCGGATTTTTCACGCCGATGCACTCGAGTTTAATGTCGATGAATTGAATCATTCCTATGATGCAATTTTTATCGATGCCGCAAAAGGCCAATACGACCGCTTTTTTGAAAAATATGGCCCGTTGCTGGCTGTTGGCGGTATTTTATACTGTGACAATATGAAAATGCACGGAATGGCGGAGCAAGACCTGACAGAAGTGCCAAGACGGAAACGGACGATGATCCGCAACATTAAGCAATTCAAAGAAAAAATGATGGGCCATCCCGACTTTGACACAGAGCTATTAGAGGCTGGCGATGGCATTATGGTGTGCAAAAAGAAAAACATAGTATAAGATGAACTGATTGTTATTTTATCGGTGAACTCGCTCCTGGCGGACGCTTTGCAGCGAAACGATGAAAGAGCAGTAGTTTTCGCCGCCTTCCGCTTTTTCTTCTAATATCCTTAAGAAGTCTAAGGAAGATGCTACAAAACTGAAGTTCATGTTATATAGTCAAAATAAAGCAGCGTGCAAGGAGCTAGGGAAATGTCTAAAAATCGTCCTGTAGTAATCGGAATAGCAGGTGGCTCGGGTTCAGGGAAAACGAGTGTCACAAATTCCATTTATGAAGTGTTTAAAGAAAACTCGGTAGTAGTCATCGAACAGGATTATTACTATAAAGACCAGAGCGATCTGGCTTTTGAAGAACGTTTGAAAACCAACTACGATCATCCATTGGCATTTGATACAGATTTGCTGATTGAGCATATCAACACGTTGTTGGAACGGAAACCGATCCAAAAACCGGTCTATAATTACGCGATCCATACACGCTCGGAAGAAACGGTGCTGATCGAACCAAAAGACGTCATCATCCTTGAAGGGATCTTGGTGCTTGAAGATGTGCGCCTTCGTGAATTGATGGACATTAAGCTGTTTGTCGACACCGATGCTGACTTACGCATTATCCGCCGATTGCTTCGCGACATCAATGAGCGCGGCCGGACCATCGATTCAGTCATTGACCAATATTTGAAAGTCGTCCGTCCGATGCACAACCAATTCATCGAACCGACAAAACGCTATGCGGATGTTATCATCCCGGAAGGCGGCCAAAATGAGGTCGCAATCGACCTAATGGTTACAAAAATTAAAACAATTCTTGAATAGAATGGGTTATTATAATATGATGATACGAGACTGACGGATAATTCTAATTATCTAGAGTCAGCAGTTGAAGGAGTGGGGAAAATGGCAAACGAAAAACAATTTCCAATGACAGCTGCAGGAAAGCAGAAATTGGAAGATGAACTGGACTTCTTAAAAACTGTAAAACGTAAAGAAGTCGTTGAACGCATTAAAGTTGCTCGCAGTTTCGGGGATTTATCCGAGAACTCTGAGTATGATTCCGCTAAAGAAGATCAGGCATTTGTAGAAGGGCGCATCGCTCAATTAGAATCGATGGTCCGCAATGCCGTAATCATAAATGAGGATGAAACCAATAAAGACATCGTTCGTTTAGGTACGACTGTAACATTTGTAGAGATTCCTAGCGGTGATGAAGAATCCTACACAATCGTCGGTTCTGCTGAAGCGGATCCTCTTGAAGGACGTATTTCAAACGATTCGCCAATTGCCAAAAGCATGATTGGCCGCTCAATCGGAGAAAACGTCAAGGTGTTGACACCGGGCGGAGAAATGGAAATCAAGATCGTTTCAATCTCCTAATCCGGATGGCCATTCTTTTTTAAGAATGGCTATTTTTATTAAATTGACTAGAAAATGAAACATTCCTTGTGCCAAAACGTCAAATTTGTTACAGGATATTATGGTAAAATAATTTGAAGAGGAGGCAATAGAATGTCAACTAATGATCCACAACGTTACCCTTCTCGTTTGAAAAAGAAGAAAAACCGATCAAACTCAATTTTGAACGGGATGATCGGATTGGTTTTTGCATTGATCGTTATAACTGGTGCGTTTATTTTTCTTGGAGATGACAATGAGAAAGCGCAAGAGCTGGAAACAGTGCAGATAACTACGGACTCTGATGAACAAGCGAGCGAAACGGATAACGGCAACGAAGAAACAAACGATGCAGATAAGGCAGAGCAGTCCGAAGATGCTTCAGGAAAAGCTGAAGACGAGGAAAAAGCCGCTGAAGACAAGGAAAAAGAAGCAGATGAAGAAAAAGATAAAGAAAAAGATGAAGAAGGAACCGTGACGGTTGGCGGGACCATCACCCGTGCAGAATCGAAAGATCCGATCGTTGAAGAAACGGTCATCAATACGAGCTGGGAGCCTGTTAAAACAACTCAAAAAGGCGAACACGTTTCTGTTTATGATAAAGGTTCAGTAGACTGGAAAGAAAAAGTAAAAGCAATCACTTATGCTACCGGCCTAAAAGAAGACAATATGTATATTATGAGGCTTCAAAATGGAGGCGGACCCCAAAAATCAGTTGGGGTGGTCCAGTCGAAAGACCAAAAAGAAAAATATCGAGTCCATTTGGAATGGATTGACGGCGAAGGATGGAAACCTGTCAAAATGGATATTTTGAAAACGCTGGAAGGCGCCTATTAACAACGGGCGCTTTTTTTTACGGAAAGCCAACTAAAGAGAGGAAGATGGAACAATGAAAATCGGAGTAATCGGTGCAATGGAAGAAGAAGTGGAATTGTTAAGAGCAGGTCTTGAGAACGCTGAAACAAAGGTAATCGCCAATTGCGAATTTACTTCAGGTACATATAAAGGGCAGGAAGTTGTCTTGTTGAAGAGTGGAATCGGTAAAGTCAACGCCGCGTTGTCTACCACGCTTCTGCTGCATCATTTTAATCCGGATGTGGTCATCAACACTGGATCTGCAGGCGGCTTTGATGCCAACCTGGAAGTTGGCGCTATCGTCATTTCGGATGAAGTCCGCTACCACGATGTGGATGTGACGATTTTTGGCTATGAAATGGGGCAGGTGCCTCAAATGCCGGCAGCTTTCCGCTCTGATCAAAAACTGATTGATTTAGCAGTGGAAGCAGTGGAAGAAATCGGGGAACACCCGTATGCCGTAGGTTTGATTGCGACAAGCGATTCGTTTATGAATGATCCGGAACGGGTAACAAAAGTACGTGAATATTTCCCGTCGATGAAAGCGTCGGAAATGGAAGCTGCAGCTGTTGCGCAAGTATGCCATCAATTCAGCGTGCCTTTTGTTGTAATCCGCGCCTTATCTGATATTGCTGGTAAAGAATCTAATGTATCATTTGAGGAATTTTTGCCGGTTGCCGCCAAACACTCTACCGAAATTGTCCATAATGTAATTGAACGCCTTTCTATGCAGGCCTAAATTCTATAAGTGAACTTGCTTGTTAGTTCATCTTATATTGTTGAACTTCAACCTCGAGTAGGCATGAAAAAAGCTGCGGGCGTGTAATACGCCTGCAGCTTTTTAAACTTTTTTTAGAGTAAAAGTGCTTACCATCAATAGTGAACAGATAATGAAAAGAAACATGTAAAAGACGGGCGGGAATATGGATAGCCCGAAAAACGATAAAGTGACGACAGTTCCGGCAGCAGTAATGGGCAACCCAGTGAAATACCCGTTCGATTCGGAAATATTGAAACGAGCGAGACGGAAAGCTCCACTTGCTATGTAAAATACGGTAAAAACCATTCCAGTTATGCCGAAATCCCTTAAAACCAGCTCGTAAATCAGAATGGCTGGCGCTACGCCGAAAGAAATGATATCGCTCATCGAATCCAGCTGTTTGCCGAGTTCCGACTCCTGATTGAACTTCCTTGCGACAATTCCATCGAAGCGGTCAAGAAAAGCTGCAATAAAAATGAAGAGCACACTAAAGCTAAAAGATCCGTTTAACGCAGCCATTAGAGAGGCGCCGCCAAAACCCATGTTACCGATAGTCAGGATATTGGCAGATTGGGACCTAATTTTTTTTATTGTGTGATCCATTCGTTCTATAAATAACAACTGGAAAACACCCCTTTTTGTCAACTTATTCTGTTCATTATACTGTGTAACCTGAAAAAATGGTAGACTAATTTAAGCAATGGAGGTGTCTGTGTGAAGAAAAAGTTTTATCAGAGAACAATTGAGCTGACAAATGGACCGATAACTTCGAAAATGATTCGCCAGTTCGCGCGGTCCAGCACCAGCCGTTGGATGATTCCAAACTATATTAAGACATACAAAATTCCAGTGGACGATGTCGAAAATTCATTGTCTTCTTTTCCTTCTCTTCACGATTTTTTTATTCGCAAACTTAAAGAAGCAAGCCGGCCATTAGCCCCGGTTCCGATTGTTTCCCCGGTAGACGGAAAGATAGAGGTCGCGGGGGATTTGCACGAAAGCATTCGTTTTCTCGTGAAAAACCAGCATTATTCGCTGACCGACCTGTTAGGTGATCGTGCCTTATCCGACACATACAAAAATGGGAAATATATCGTGCTTTATTTATCGCCAGCCGATTATCACCGGATTCATAGCCCGGCAGATGGAAAAGTGATTAAGCAGTTTGTGCTTGGCAAAAAATCGTATCCCGTCAATCAAGCTGGTTTGATGTACGGGAAATCTCCGCTCAGCAGCAACTATCGGTTGATTTCTGAACTGGAAACGGAATTCGGCCGCATGTTAGTCGTTAAAGTTGGAGCGATGTTCATCAATTCAATTGAGATGACTAACTCGAAAAAGATTTGGAAAAAGGGCGAGGAAATAGGTTATTTCAGTTTTGGTTCGACGGTTGTGCTGTTCTTTGAAGAGAATGCAATCGCTTTTAATGAAAAAGTAGGCAATGGCAGTGCAATCAAGGTGGGAGAAGCCCTGGGAAATATGGTATAATCTATAGAATCAAGTTCGAAAAAACGGGAGTGGTTGGCAATGTACAAAAATTTTATACCAAGCCAGTTCGTTAAAAAAGTATCTGATATTAAACCAGAACAGTTACTGGAGAAAAATATCAAAGGCATTATTACGGATCTGGACAATACGCTCGTGGAATGGGACCGGCCAGATGCCACTCCTTTATTGATCGAGTGGTTGAAGTCGATGAAAGACGCCGGAATTCAAGTGGTTATCGTATCGAACAACAGTGAAATGCGGGTCAAATCGTTTGCCGATCCACTGGAAATTCCTTTTATCTACCAAGCTCGAAAACCGATGGGCCGGGCTTTCCGGAAGGCGCTTAAGATCATGGAAGTGAAAAGGGAAAATGTAGTGGTCATCGGTGACCAAATGCTGACGGATATATTCGGCGGCAATCTGAATAAACTGCATACGATACTGGTATTGCCTGTTGCAAAAAGCGATGGCTTTTTCACGCGCATCAATCGGGTAGTCGAACGCAGAATTATGAAACGGTTAAAAGAAAAAGGGCAATTAATGTGGGAGGAAGAAAATTGAACGAAATACCAACATGCATCGGATGCGGAGCGCAAATCCAAACGGATCGGCCTGGAGAATTAGGTTACGCACCCCAATCCTCATTAAATAAAGAAGAAATTATTTGCCAGCGTTGCTTTAGATTAAAAAATTACAATGAACTTCAACCCGTATCGCTTACCGATGATGATTTTCTGCGGATTTTAAACGGTCTTGGCGAACGCAAGGGCTTGATCGTTAAAATCGTTGATATCTTTGATTTCAACGGAAGCTGGCTTCCAGGGCTTCACCGATTTGTCGGCGGAAATGATATTTTGCTGATCGGCAATAAAGCAGACTTGTTGCCAAAATCTGTAAAACAGAACAAGCTGATCAACTGGATGAAGCAAGAAGCAAAAAAACTGGGCTTGAAGCCGGTTGACGTGCTGCTGGTCAGCGCGCATAAAGGAACAGGAGTTGCCGAAGCGATGGAAGCGATTGAGCATTATCGCAAAGGCGAAGATGTTTATGTCGTCGGCTGTACAAATGTCGGGAAATCGACGTTAATCAACCGAATCATCAAGCAAGCCACTGGTCAATCGGATATTATCACAACTTCCCATTTTCCAGGAACAACTCTAGACATGATCGAAATTCCGCTGGATGATGAGCGTTCACTTTACGATACTCCTGGTATTATTAACCATCATCAATTAGCGCATCATCTGCATACTTCCGATTTGAAAATGATCATGCCGAAAAAAGAAATAAAACCGCGAGTATTCCAATTGAATGCGGAACAAACTTTATTCATCGGCGGCTTAGCTCGCTTTGATTTTATTCAAGGAGACCGGTCCTCGTTTACGGTTCACATTGCCAACGACCTGACCATTCACCGCACCAAACTGGAAAATGCGGACGCTCTTTACGAGCAGCATTTTGGCGACATGCTGGCTCCGCCTTCTGCTGAATTCAAGGAAGACTATCCAGAACTAGTGCGCCACGAATTCCGGGTAAAAGACAGCAAGACTGATATCGTCTTTTCAGGCCTTGGCTGGATTACGGTCCAGCATCCGAACGTTGTTATTGCGGCCCATGCCCCTAAAGGCGTAGAAGTGTTTTTAAGACCGTCACTTATCTAGGAGGGGTCAGATGAAGAAATGGTATGCGGTGATCGGTGATCCGATTGCCCACTCCTTATCTCCATATATGCATGAAACCTGGTTTGCAGAAAACGGGGTAGATGCATCGTATATACCAATACACGTTAAACCGGCAGATCTTGAAAAAGCATTATCCGCCTTAAAGACTCTAGGGGTCAGCGGCTTTAATATTACGCTGCCTCATAAAGAGGCCATTTTGCCGTTCTTGGATCGTTTAGATGAAACTGCTTCCATTATGAGCGCAGTAAATACAGTA includes these proteins:
- the alaS gene encoding alanine--tRNA ligase, with amino-acid sequence MKTMTAAEIRKMYLDFFKEKGHDQEPSAPLVPFEDPSLLWINSGVATLKKYFDGRIIPDNPRIVNAQKSIRTNDIENVGKTARHHTFFEMLGNFSIGEYFKKEAIHWAWEFLTDDKWIGFDPEKLSVTIHPEDEEAYAIWLNEVGVPAERIIRLEGNFWDIGEGPSGPNSEIFYDRGESYGNDLSDPELYPGGENDRYLEIWNLVFSQFNHNPDHTYTPLPKQNIDTGMGLERITSVVQDVPTNYDTDLFMPIIKKTEEISGKKYGEDSEADMAFKVIADHVRTVAFAIGDGALPSNEGRGYVLRRLLRRAVRFAKKLGIEKPFMYQLVPIVGEIMVDFYPEVKDKQDFIIRVMKLEEERFHETLHDGLEILSEVVSRQKEAGKTEIPGEDAFRLYDTYGFPIELTEEYAEEEGMAVDYAGFEAAMKAQRDRARSARQNVNSMQSQSEVLGNIKEPSKFVGYTNTVADALVAVIIKDGELAESAQEGEEVQVILDQTPFYAESGGQIADRGTLSNDLVQAMVLDVKKAPNGQNLHKVRIESGELTKAAVHAQVDASQRRHTVKNHTATHLMHQALKDVLGTHVNQAGSYVGPDRLRFDFSHFGGVTKEELEQIEQIVNEKVWSGIPVQTGYHNLQEAKDMGAMALFGEKYGDIVRVVEIGDYSLELCGGVHVANTAEIGLFKIVSESGIGAGIRRIEAVTGKGAYENLKESEATLEQAAALMKSSPKDLVQKVQAFQQDMKGLQRENESLMAKISNAQSGEILEKARQVGDITVLSVKVEAKDNNQLRQMMDDLKPKFEKAVIVLGATDGEKVMLVAGVTKDLIGGNYHAGQIVKHVAEQCGGKGGGRPDMAMAGAKHPEKLEAALESVYTLLK
- a CDS encoding IreB family regulatory phosphoprotein, whose product is MSSFDQTMKFNSPDESMEQEVKHVMLQVHGSLEEKGYNPINQIVGYLLSGDPAYIPRHQDARNMIRKLERDEILEELVKFYIKKNNEE
- the ruvX gene encoding Holliday junction resolvase RuvX — protein: MRTMGLDVGSKTIGVAISDAFGWTAQGVETVKINEAIEDYGFERLGELIKQYEVTEVVVGYPKNMNNTIGPRAEASEKFAALLKEAYAIPVVLWDERLTTSAAEKMLISADVSRKNRKKVIDKMAAAMILQGYLDFKK
- a CDS encoding DUF1292 domain-containing protein, translated to MEHGQEHITVVDENGNEQLFEVLFTFDSEEFGKSYVLYFPVGAEEDEEGEIEIHASSFTETADADSAVGGGELKPVETDEEWDMIEEMLNTFLDEEEENEEV
- the mltG gene encoding endolytic transglycosylase MltG, with protein sequence MENQSKKEVMLERMKEKKQEVRVVRRIVFVIALILLLIIGIAGFRAYHFVSAALKPVDPDSEKVIDITVPIGSNLDSISELLEENGLVKDARVYKYYVKFNNQAEFQAGNYGLQPSMTLDEITESLKTGKVYREPLFTITFPEGLTIEEIAERVIAKKTKYTAEEFLAKMKDKEYIEELMAEHPELLKEDILDEDVRYPLEGYLYPATYPFYEEDPSMTLIVEQMLDATESNVMQYKAVLDDMEKSPHWLLTFASLLEEEATAQSDRQTIASVFYNRLEKDMPLQTDPTVIYAMGEHKKRLFNKDYEFEHPYSTYQNKGLPPGPIASPGLASIQAVIDPAKTDYEYFLADSTGKNHFAKTYEEHLKNKEKHIGN
- a CDS encoding O-methyltransferase; this translates as MTNEHVAATLQSIKTYAEQHHVPIMEDQGIEFLLQLLRDQKPATLLEIGSAIGFSAIKAAEALPDCQIDTIERDDERYDKAVEFIGKAGLKQQIRIFHADALEFNVDELNHSYDAIFIDAAKGQYDRFFEKYGPLLAVGGILYCDNMKMHGMAEQDLTEVPRRKRTMIRNIKQFKEKMMGHPDFDTELLEAGDGIMVCKKKNIV
- the udk gene encoding uridine kinase, with protein sequence MSKNRPVVIGIAGGSGSGKTSVTNSIYEVFKENSVVVIEQDYYYKDQSDLAFEERLKTNYDHPLAFDTDLLIEHINTLLERKPIQKPVYNYAIHTRSEETVLIEPKDVIILEGILVLEDVRLRELMDIKLFVDTDADLRIIRRLLRDINERGRTIDSVIDQYLKVVRPMHNQFIEPTKRYADVIIPEGGQNEVAIDLMVTKIKTILE
- the greA gene encoding transcription elongation factor GreA produces the protein MANEKQFPMTAAGKQKLEDELDFLKTVKRKEVVERIKVARSFGDLSENSEYDSAKEDQAFVEGRIAQLESMVRNAVIINEDETNKDIVRLGTTVTFVEIPSGDEESYTIVGSAEADPLEGRISNDSPIAKSMIGRSIGENVKVLTPGGEMEIKIVSIS
- a CDS encoding YrrS family protein, whose protein sequence is MSTNDPQRYPSRLKKKKNRSNSILNGMIGLVFALIVITGAFIFLGDDNEKAQELETVQITTDSDEQASETDNGNEETNDADKAEQSEDASGKAEDEEKAAEDKEKEADEEKDKEKDEEGTVTVGGTITRAESKDPIVEETVINTSWEPVKTTQKGEHVSVYDKGSVDWKEKVKAITYATGLKEDNMYIMRLQNGGGPQKSVGVVQSKDQKEKYRVHLEWIDGEGWKPVKMDILKTLEGAY
- the mtnN gene encoding 5'-methylthioadenosine/S-adenosylhomocysteine nucleosidase — its product is MKIGVIGAMEEEVELLRAGLENAETKVIANCEFTSGTYKGQEVVLLKSGIGKVNAALSTTLLLHHFNPDVVINTGSAGGFDANLEVGAIVISDEVRYHDVDVTIFGYEMGQVPQMPAAFRSDQKLIDLAVEAVEEIGEHPYAVGLIATSDSFMNDPERVTKVREYFPSMKASEMEAAAVAQVCHQFSVPFVVIRALSDIAGKESNVSFEEFLPVAAKHSTEIVHNVIERLSMQA
- the pssA gene encoding CDP-diacylglycerol--serine O-phosphatidyltransferase, translating into MLFIERMDHTIKKIRSQSANILTIGNMGFGGASLMAALNGSFSFSVLFIFIAAFLDRFDGIVARKFNQESELGKQLDSMSDIISFGVAPAILIYELVLRDFGITGMVFTVFYIASGAFRLARFNISESNGYFTGLPITAAGTVVTLSFFGLSIFPPVFYMFLFIICSLLMVSTFTLKKV
- a CDS encoding phosphatidylserine decarboxylase is translated as MKKKFYQRTIELTNGPITSKMIRQFARSSTSRWMIPNYIKTYKIPVDDVENSLSSFPSLHDFFIRKLKEASRPLAPVPIVSPVDGKIEVAGDLHESIRFLVKNQHYSLTDLLGDRALSDTYKNGKYIVLYLSPADYHRIHSPADGKVIKQFVLGKKSYPVNQAGLMYGKSPLSSNYRLISELETEFGRMLVVKVGAMFINSIEMTNSKKIWKKGEEIGYFSFGSTVVLFFEENAIAFNEKVGNGSAIKVGEALGNMV